Proteins encoded by one window of Thermovirga sp.:
- a CDS encoding universal stress protein translates to HAKATRKALEAMVLKEREEAGAEKVEVSMIFPYGSPSGEIIRQAEDNPYRSIFIGHRGMGSLERFFIGSVAARVVEHAPCTVIVFRPRD, encoded by the coding sequence CATGCCAAGGCCACCAGGAAGGCCCTGGAGGCCATGGTCCTCAAGGAGCGGGAGGAGGCCGGGGCCGAAAAGGTGGAGGTCTCCATGATCTTCCCCTACGGAAGCCCCTCGGGGGAGATCATCCGCCAGGCGGAGGATAACCCTTACAGGTCCATCTTTATAGGGCACAGGGGCATGGGAAGCCTGGAGAGGTTCTTCATCGGAAGCGTGGCCGCCAGGGTGGTGGAACACGCTCCCTGCACGGTCATCGTTTTCCGCCCCCGCGACTGA